In Bactrocera neohumeralis isolate Rockhampton chromosome 5, APGP_CSIRO_Bneo_wtdbg2-racon-allhic-juicebox.fasta_v2, whole genome shotgun sequence, the genomic window CATTGAAGATCCAGATcgcgtaaatatacatattgagGGCGAAAAGAAAATGACCTGCACTGGTAGTAATACCAGCAGTAGCGGCAGTGAGAAACTTATTGACAGTGCTGAAGAACTAGGCGAAGACGAAGTTGTTTTGGACAATAAGAATATAAGTGGAGAGGCTGATAGTCAAACAGATATTAGCGGAGAACAATTGCAACAAGGCATTGTCGAGATTGGGCGGGAAGCCGATGTGTTGAATAAACCTAAAGCCGCACCTCTGCAAACCCCAACTTGCGGCACAGATGTGGCAAATGAGACACCACGAGACAATGGTGATGTATTTATTGTATAAATtcgttaagaaaatataaattttaatttgttaattattttctgaaatattttcgtcgatatttatttattaatttgaacttaatttaaaaaatttgagttcccaagcggaaaatattttgtttaaaatatctaatttaaattaatacgACCCGCATTAAACTCTACTTTATAtggtttatattatattatattattattagtataaaacaatatatatttgtgCTAGTTGCCATAAGTTTGCGCCAAAGTACTTTCAAAGATTATTTTAAATGCGCTCAAGTcaaattaatgaatttcataCTCGTAAGAGGTTTACTTAATAATAAGTGTGATTTTGGAATCATTTTTCAGTGTGAGATTTAAGCCAAACGATTCATGAGTAGAAATTAAAAACGATTAAAGACAAAATGAATTTCTGAGCAAgagattttgttaatttaaatttttgtatacttttCCATTTATGCTAAGCTCTAAATCGTCCTATTTTAGaaatgtataagtatattaatCGGTAAATATTTGAAGCTGTTCCAAGTgcaatttatatttaacaaacGAATTAACAACCAATGACCTTTGAAATGAAGCTATAACAGAAATTAATTTGTAAACTGTGTGtggcaataaataaacaatatattgaaCAGAAAATAAGAACTCAGTATATGACATATAAATATGATGGATTGTGCAATGAAGCTAAACTCTGTTGCTATATAAATGTGATTTCGTTAACATTACAAACTTTTATAATCCAAAAACTGAGAGATAATCATTATCATTAGCTCACAACTATTGATTTTGCTTTGCCAATAACAAAGCAGTGAGTTATACTATAAACTATATTTACAATCTACCGGGGAGGGTTGAAAAAGTGTTCAGCGAAATTACATTTTATAGcaatgttttcaatttatagTACTAAgccctaaaaaaaaagtttcaaatcataactatataaaaaaaaaaaaatatttaaaggcaGAACATTGTACGTATTTGGACAAGTTATTGATAAAATATAGATATAGCAATTTAATTATATGATCATTATGTGTACTTgcatttgtaataaattattgtgTATTTAATATTGAGAGATAAAACAAAGATCATAaattaaattccatttcattactatataatataaaatgtatttaattaagtttttaccTCCTCTTCCTCGATTCGTTTCAGCATTGTTTCGCGTTGCTCTATTTCTTCAACGAATTGCAATAATATCTGATTTGCTTGCTCAAGTTTCGTCTCATATTCATTAAGATATGCTTCGCGTTCATCGGCAACCGTTTTGTATTCCAATTCAGCGCGATTCATTAAAtcttcattttgtttttctaatttttctaatgCCATGTGTTTCTCATGCTTTGTATTCTTTAATGACTTGCAATCAGTTTGTAACTGTTGTATACGTTCCTCTAGTTTATGCAACTGTGCATCCAGAACGGTACATtgtgtttgcatttgttttgcaatttctttACTGCCACGCTCTACGTGTTTTATTGCCATCTCAAGCTCAGcacattttggttttaaatttgtatttatattgtgATTCAGTTGAAGTGCTTGCTTATCAAGTACCTGCTTTTGCTGTATCATCTGTTGTAGTTGGTTTTGGACACTCGCGTATGTTGCTTCCAACATTTTTATGCGTTCTTTAACATCCTCAAGCTGCGGATTGAGAGGCAACTGCAATACACTCTCATCACATTGTAGTTTGGTGCAACTTATATTGCGTATATGATCGTTATATTTGACGATTTGATCGGTCAATTGTTTTTTGTGGCGTGATACTAAAACTTGTTGATGGTGTTGACTACCTTCCAGATCACGTAAAGTACGTTCCATTCGTTGTAACATGTACTTACGTTGTTCTAACTCCTCTATAAGGGCATCACGTCGGTCCACGCTAACCGTTTGTGTAGAaagcattttttgtatttgttctaCTTTTTTTTCTAGATGTGTGTGTTCGAATTTATATTCGTTTTTCTCCTCTTGTAATTCTGTTAatttattagttattatttctaaactttcttgTGCTGTCTGTATTTGTTCTTGTATTTCTTTAAGTTCAGTTTCTAAGCGATTACAAcgttcttcctcttcttcgCTTATTTTAGGTCGTTTTTTCTCTTCGTCACTAAGATCAGTTTTTAGTTCTTCTAACTGTGCATCTAGCGCTGTAATACCTTGTAGACCACAGCGCTTGTAAATTAGCACATCACACGTCTGCTGTTTCAGATTATGTAGATCATCATCTAATTGTTTATCCCAGAGCTTAAAACCTTCTTCGGAATTTTGTAAAACTAATGCTGTAAAATCTGCATCCGGCGATTCTTGCATAAGCGAACTTTGTGTTAGAGTTTCAGGATcctcaaaatcaaattctataTCATTTATTTCATCCTCATCATGGGGTGGCACAAAATCCATGAAGAAGTCAAATAGTTGAATTACAAATCCAAATGAGTGTGTTGTATTTGGCGTCTTTAACCATGACTTATTTACTTGATGTGGATATTGTAGTTTTTgcattatattaataatatcatCGATGTAATTATTGCCTACAGTGAATCGTGTACCCCAGATATAGTAAAGAAAATGATTGATTATTCCTATAAATTGTTTAGTTGACATTTGACGTAGACAACCACTACGCGCGAAGAATTCACACGGTAGTCCGTGTACGGCACCAGGCTTGGCTGTTTTTCTCAAATGTTCCGTAATCTGTTGGGCTCTTTCTTGTACCCATTTCTTGTCGTTATGAGCATTTCGCTGTTTTTCGGCTGTGAAGAGTACACGCGTTGCTGTTTTACTAATTGAAGTTGGAGTTTTTTGTGGTGTGGTGCGACTGCCGCGCAGCGCAGATCCAGGAATACCCAATGTTTGACGTTCCACTGAAGAAGGTCGCGCAATGCGACTCGTTTTGGTGGTGTACTTATTTGCAGTACCAGGCGCTTCCGTAAACCCATTGTTTTGCGCTTGCTTTTGGGGTGTGATTCTACTGCCACGATTTGCTGAGCTAGGCAGTCCCAAGGTTTGGCGATCTATTGAGTGTGGTCGTGCTATGCGACTTTGACGCATTTGAGTGCTCCTTAAATGTATTCgagatttttagaaaataaaaaa contains:
- the LOC126759745 gene encoding myosin-10 yields the protein MQHPRRTSEFQDEPGTATKRNSRSTQMRQSRIARPHSIDRQTLGLPSSANRGSRITPQKQAQNNGFTEAPGTANKYTTKTSRIARPSSVERQTLGIPGSALRGSRTTPQKTPTSISKTATRVLFTAEKQRNAHNDKKWVQERAQQITEHLRKTAKPGAVHGLPCEFFARSGCLRQMSTKQFIGIINHFLYYIWGTRFTVGNNYIDDIINIMQKLQYPHQVNKSWLKTPNTTHSFGFVIQLFDFFMDFVPPHDEDEINDIEFDFEDPETLTQSSLMQESPDADFTALVLQNSEEGFKLWDKQLDDDLHNLKQQTCDVLIYKRCGLQGITALDAQLEELKTDLSDEEKKRPKISEEEEERCNRLETELKEIQEQIQTAQESLEIITNKLTELQEEKNEYKFEHTHLEKKVEQIQKMLSTQTVSVDRRDALIEELEQRKYMLQRMERTLRDLEGSQHHQQVLVSRHKKQLTDQIVKYNDHIRNISCTKLQCDESVLQLPLNPQLEDVKERIKMLEATYASVQNQLQQMIQQKQVLDKQALQLNHNINTNLKPKCAELEMAIKHVERGSKEIAKQMQTQCTVLDAQLHKLEERIQQLQTDCKSLKNTKHEKHMALEKLEKQNEDLMNRAELEYKTVADEREAYLNEYETKLEQANQILLQFVEEIEQRETMLKRIEEEEVKT